The nucleotide window CGTCGAAGTGGTGGGTGTGTCCCCGGAGATCGAACGTGTCCGTATGCGCGCCATCCACGACTGGGCGGCACTCATCCTGGCGCTGGCCCGTGGTGCGCGACCGCCGTCCGACCGCGAGCGACTGGCGTCGGTGGGCCTCGTCGGAGCGGTCACCCAGCTGCTCGTCGACTGGTACGTCGCGGGCGCGGGGGAGTCCGACGCGCAGCGCTTCGCACTCGACGAGATCCTCGACGTGTGCGTGGAGCTCTTCGTCGCGGCCTACGGCCGGCTCCTCACCTGACCCTTCGAGGCTCGCTTCGCTCACACCTCAGGGGGCACGGGGCGCTCGCTTCGCTCACACCTCAGGGGACACCGGGCTCGCCGGGTGCCGCCGGGGTCGGAGAAAACGCCTCGGGATCCTGCTGACTGCGTGTAAATTCTCCCGCAACTGCGCTCGACAATATCGGACATGGGGTCCGGGAGGTGTCCGGTGAGCACTGCCGAAGAACGTGCGAGGCAACTCGATCTCGTTGCGCGACTGAAGTCCTCGTATCCCGAGCTGCCGGATGCGCCGACGCCCGATCTCCTGGATCACAGCCGATTCGTCGCCTACATGAAGCCCGTGCACGATGTCGGCGGTGAGCCCGACGCCCCGATCACCTACGAGGGCAAGGCCTACGAGGAATGGGAGCACATGACCTACGTCATGTGTGAGGTGCTGGCCTGGCGCGGGATCTGGTTGTCCGAGGAGCGGCGTCGAATCGGAAACGTCGACGTCGGTCGAGCCGTCTATCTCGGAATCCCTTACTACGGACGATGGTTGCTGGCCGTCGCGAGGATTCTCGTCGAGAAACACCACATCGCGCTCGGTGAGCTCAGTGAGCGCATGCTCGACGTCGGACAGCGATACGCCGGGGGGCTCGAGGGCCGGCGCCTCGAAGCCCGGCCCCGCAGCGTGGGCGACGGATCCGACGTTCCCCGGAACACCCATCACCGCCACGCGATCGGGGTCGGCGACCCGCAGATCTACGCCGGACGGGCGGGCGACGCCGCATTCGCGATCGGCGACCGTGTCCGAGTACGCGAGCTTCCCGTCCTGCTGTACACGCGCACACCGGAATACGTCCGGGGGGCCATCGGCGAGGTCGCCGCCGTCGCGTACGAGAGCCCCGCGCCCGAGGACGAGACCTGGGGTCTCTCCGATGCCCAACCGGAGTGGTTCTACGTGATCCGGTTCGTCATGGGTGACCTCTGGCACGGCTACACCGGGCCCGCCGACGACACCCTGCAGACCGAGATCCCCGAACGCTGGCTCGAATCGGCCGATGGAGAGGACGAAGACCGATGAGCGACGACCACGGCTCTTATGACCACGACCACGACCGTACGGTCAAGCCGATGGTCGACGAGATCACCGACTTCGAGGTGCTCGAGATCGCGCTGCGTGAGCTCTGCATCGAGAAGGGGCTCTTCACCGCCGAGGAACATCGACGCTTCACCGAGTTCGCCGAGCAGATCGGACCGACGCCCGCCGCGCAACTCGTCGCCCGGGCCTGGCTCGATCCCGAGTTCGAGAAGCTCGCACTCGACGACCCGATGGCGGCCAGCAAGGAGGTCGGAGTCGACTGGCTGGAACCGACCGGATTCGGAACACCCAGTGACTTCACGGCTTTCGAGATCCTGGCCGACACCCCCACCGTGCACCACGTGATCGTGTGCGCGTTGTGCTCGTGCTACCCGCGTCCCATCCTGGGGAACTCACCCGAGTGGTACCGAACCCCGAACTACCGTCGCCGGATGGTGCGATGGCCCCGACAAGTACTGTCGGAGTTCGGACTTCAACTCCCGGATGGCGTCTCGGTGCGGGTACAGGACTCCAATCAGAAGCATCGGTTCATGGTGATGCCGCAGCGCCCCGAGGGTACCGAAGGATGGACCGAGCAGCAGTTGTCGGAGATCATCACCCGCGACTGCCTCATCGGCGTCGCCCTGCCGAAACCGGGCGTCACCACCAACGTCGTCTCCACCATCAGGCCGGCCGTCCACCCGGCGGGGGAGTAGCCACATGACCGACGACGGACACGCCGCTTCCCATCGCCCGCTCGACGAGATCGTCGAGCGCAACCAGGTGTGGCACCGCATGGCGGCGAAATACGGTGTGGAGAACCCGGTTCCGCCGTGGAAGACGAGCCTCGACGGACTCTGCGATGCACTCGACCGGGTCGCCGACTCCACGGCGGCGTGCGCGGACACCCCCGGTGCGGTCGAACGACGCGACGACGAGGACCGGTTGTCGTCGACGATCTACGCCGACCTGCCCTACCCGGAGAACCAGCTCGTCGCGCTGGCACACACCCTGCTCGACCGGGGTGTCATCGACGAGGGCGAGTTGCGGTCACAGATGGACGCGGTACGGGCACGCCTGCAGGCCTGACCGGCGCGACCTGAGGAAGAATCCGCATTTCACGGGCATCTGTGCACAGGCGTCGCTCCATCGGATGACCCGGTGTCGGCTCCACTACTCTCAGCCCATGCCCGGGGGGAACGACGCGACCGACACGCGTACCGACGAGCAACTCCTGCACGCCCACCTCGCCGGTGACCCACACGCCTTCTCTGATCTGATCAACCGACACCTCGAGTACCTGTGGTCCGTGGCGTTGCGGACGAGCCAGAATCCCGAGGATGCCGCCGACGCCCTACAGGACGCCCTGTTCGCAGCCCACCGGACCGCGCATGACTTCCGGTCCGATGCAAAGGTGACGAGCTGGCTTCATCGAATCGTCGTGAATGCCGGGCTCGATCGCATCCGGCGCAACCGGGTTCGCAGGACCGTGCCGCTCCCGGAGTGGGATGTGGCGTCGATCGCCGCCACCACCGACGACATCGCCGCGGTCGACCTGTCGGTGTCGATCGGGCGTGCCCTGCACGTCCTCCCGGAAGGCCAGCGAGCGGCCATCGTCGCCGTCGACATCGAGGGCTACACGGTCGCGGAGGCGGCGACGATCCTGGGGGTCGCCGAGGGCACGATCAAGAGTCGATGCGCGCGTGGCCGTCTCAAGCTCGCGCAGGTCCTCGGCCATCTGCGTGACGGTTGACCGGTCCCACCGGACGGCGTCGTCCGCGATCCGGCCGATCGCGATCACGGGGGAACCGAATCGGGGCGGCACGCGTCCAAGTATCCGACGCCGACCCGACGCGAACACCACGAACGCCCGCGACCCCTGGAATGGAAGACTGACACCATGACCCCTCGGGGACCCGATGACCACGAGACGAGTGATCTGCCCGATCCGCCGTACTCGGCGGACATCCTCGCCGACCTCCACGCCGGTGCGCTGCCCGACCACGTGGCGGCCCACATTCGTTCCCAGATCGCGGATGACCCTGCTGCGCAATCGGTCCTGGCCGCCCTGGACCGCACCGCCCTCGACCTGCGCGCCGCCGGACCGGCCCCGGCTCCCGTTCCCGACAACGTGCGTGACGACGTCGCGGCCGCTCTCGCCGCGCTGGGACGAGAGGCACCCGCACCGGTCGACCTGGCCGCCGCACGCCGCGGGCGCCGGAGCGGCGATCCGTCCGCACGCACCCACCGCCGAACGGCCACCCGCATGCTCGTGGCCGCCGCCGCGGTCGTCGTCGTGGCGGCCGGGTCCCTCGGAGTCCTGCGGCTGGTCTCGGATTCCGACGCGACTCCCGACCGGACACCTCGAGCACAGTCGTCGTCGGCCCCGGCCGGGAGCGGGCCCGCCGACGTCGCGGTCGCACTCGCGGTTCTCGGCCGGACCGATGGCGCACCATTCGGGTCCGTCGAGGCGCTCCGCCGCTGTACCGCCGCCCATCGTGTCTCGGCCGATGTCGTGATCGTGGGTTCCGGCCGCATCCTCGTCGACGGTTCCGGGGCCGCTGCGATCCTCCTCTCGACCGGCATCGCGGGACGTTTCGACGCACTGATCGTCGGCCTCGACTGTGACCTCGGAAACCCGGCGCTGATCTCGCGCGGCATCGTCGGCGGGTGACCGATGTGTCCACACGCTGGGGGCGGACCGGCCGGGGTACGTAGCGCGTCCCTGGGAACATCTCCGCTTACCCTGGTGTTGAAGCAGCCGTGACCCGCCTGGACTGGGCGGGTCTCGCTCAACCCACAGCACGGAGGACAAGTGAGCCAGCCAGAGACCCAGCAGATCCACGAGTTGATCATCATCGGATCTGGTCCTGCCGGGTACACCGCAGCGATCTACGCCGCGCGCGCCGAGCTATCTCCCATCGTCTTCGAGGGCACCCAGTTCGGCGGCGCCTTGATGACGACCACCGAGGTGGAGAACTTCCCCGGTTTCCAGAACGGTATCCAGGGTCCCGCATTGATGGACGAGATGCGCGAGCAGGCGATCCGTTTCGGCGCCGACCTGCGCATGGAGGACGTGGACACCGTTCGGCTGTCCGGCCGGATCAAGGAGGTCGAGGTCGGCGGCGAGGTCTACCGGGCCCGCGCGATCATCCTCGCCATGGGTGCCGCGGCACGCTACCTCGGCGTCGAGGGGGAGCAGCAACTCCTCGGGCGCGGAGTGTCGGCGTGTGCGACCTGTGACGGATTCTTCTTCAAGGACCAGGACATCGCCGTCATCGGCGGTGGCGACTCGGCGATGGAAGAGGCCACCTTCCTCACCAAGTTCGCGCGAAGCGTCACCCTGGTCCACCGCCGCGACGAGTTCCGGGCATCGAAGATCATGCTCGAGCGCGCACGCGCCAACGACAAGATCCGCTTCGTCACCAACGCCGCCGTCCACTCCGTCGTCGGCGACGGGTCGGTGTCCGGCCTGAAGGTCGAGGACACGCGGACCGGCGAGGTCAGCACTCTCGACGTGACCGGCATGTTCGTCGCGATCGGCCACGATCCGCGCAGCGAGCTGGTCCGCGGGCAGGTCGATCTGGATCCCGAGGGCTACGTCCTGGTTCAGGGACGTACGACGCTCACCTCCCTGCCCGGCGTGTTCGCCGCGGGCGACCTCGTCGACCACACGTACCGCCAGGCCATCACCGCCGCGGGCAGTGGATGTTCGGCCGCCATCGACGCCGAGCGCTGGCTGGCCGAGCAGGGTGAAGCGGCCGACCTCACCGTCGACGATGCCGAAGCGGCCGCCGTTTCCGAGATCGACGCAGTTCAGGCACACGCCTGAGGCGTCACACCACATTCCACCCGGGCATCACAGCCCGGTTCGACCAAGGAGGTCACATCATGGGTGCAAACACCGTTGCAGTCACCGACACCACGTTCAAGGACGCCGTTCTGGGCGCCGACAAGCCGGTCCTGGTGGACTTCTGGGCCACCTGGTGCGGGCCCTGCCGCATGGTCGCCCCGGTCCTCGAGGAGATCGCGCGTGACCACGCCGACAAACTGACCGTCGCCAAGCTCGATGTCGACGAGAGCCCGTCGACCGCGCGTGATTTCCAGATCATGTCGATACCGACCATGATCCTGTTCGACAAGGGTCAGCCGGTGAAGACGATCGTCGGCGCCAAGGGCAAGGCCGCCCTGCTCCGAGAGCTGGATTCGATCGTCGGCCAGTCGGCCTGACGACCTGCCGTTATCTCCATATCGTCGCGACAGTCCGACGGGTGAACGACGCTGCCGTTCCACCCGCGGACTGTTCGCGTTGGTAGTGTCGGCCGTGGTCTCGACCCGAGACCCCTGTGCTCTGAGCCGGGACGATCCGACCGCGGGCAGTTTGGTGTAGTGAAGTCCAGCTGCGAGAATGCAGGCTGACGTTTGAACGGTGTACCGCTTCGCGTACATCGCACATCGCGCAGAACCGCACCTGCCGCGATTCGTACGAGGGGTGACGAGATGCCAGTGTTCCGACTTGGTGATCACGGCTCGGCGGTAGCCGAGATCCGCGCCATCTTGGTCGGACGCGGACTGTTGCCCGCCGACGGAACCTCGAGCGCCACAAACGGCAGTACGACGAACGGGTGGAATCCGCCCGACGCCGTCTTCGACGAAGCCTGTGACCGGGCAGTCCGTGCATTCCAGCAGGAACGCGGCCTGATCGTCGACGGCATCGTCGGGCCGGCGACCTACCGGGTTCTGCGTGAGGCGTCCTACCGTCTCGGGGCCCGTGTGCTGTCGTATCAGCTGTCGGCGCCCATGGTCGGCGACGACGTCGCCACCCTGCAGAGCCGGCTGCAGAATCTCGGCTACTTCACCTCTCTCGTCGACGGCGTCTTCGGGCTGACGACGCACAACGCCGTGTGCCTGTACCAGAGCGAGTACGGTCTCGCCTCCGACGGGATCTGCGGCCCGGCCACGCTGCGCTCGCTCGAGCGTCTCGGTACGCGAGTGACCGGCGGTTCTCCCTACGCCATCCGCGAGGAAGAACATGTCCGACGATCCGGACCCCAGTTGTCCGGCAAGCGGATTCTCATCGACCCCGGATCCGGCGGACTTCACGCGCTGTCGACCGATGAGGTCGCCGACCGCGAGTCCGAACTGCTCTGGGACCTGGGTGCTCGCCTCGAAGGTCGCATGGCCGCCACGGGGATGCAGACGTTCCTCTCCCACGACGGGCGTGGACGTCCCGGAGACGACGAGCGTGCTCGTGTCGCCAACCTGATGGACGCCGACCTGATGATCTCGTTGCGGTGTGGGCACTACCGGAACACGCGCGCCAATGGCGTCGCGTCGTTCTACTTCGGCAACAACAACTCGTATTCGACGATCGGCCGTAACCTCGCCGGCTTCATCCAGCGCGAGATCGCGGCGCGGACGCCGTTGACGGACTGCCGAACCCACGAGCGCACCTGGGACCTTCTACGCCTCACGAAGATGCCCGTCGCCCTCATCGACATCGGATACATCACCAACCCCGACGACGCTGCGGTGCTTGGGGATTCAAACTGGCGCAACGTGATCGCAGACGCCATCGTCGTCGCCGTGAAACGGCTGTACCTGCTCGACCAGGACGATCGTCCTACGGGCACCTACACTTTCGCAGATCTGCTGGCAGCGGAGAACGGCGCTCGCTGATCGGACGCGGCCCGGTTCCCACCGGGACCGCCGTCTGCTGCCGGCCGGCCAGATCGATCTGGGCCATGACCACCAGCTTCTGCAGCGCACTCTCGACTTCGAACTTCCAGCCGAGACCCTCGTCGAGCTCGAGCCGGAAACGCGGGAATCGCTGATGCGACGACACGACGTCGAATCCGGAGTCCTTCAGGAACGACGCATCGTTCATACAGGACGTGCAGAGATCGGATTGCGGATCGTCGAGGATCTCGCGCGTGACTTCGGCGATGGCCTCATCCGACCAGAACTCGACCTCATCGGCCAGTCCTGCTGCACCGCCGGCTGATTCGAACAGGTCGGTCCCCGTCCCGTTCCGCACCAGTCCGAATGATTCGACCGCACGGACACCGCGCCGGATGAGATCGCCCAGTACCGCGTCCAGCAGGATCGTGGCCACCTCGTCGAAACCGGGCTCGGTACGGATGCTGGTGAGCAGCACTGCGTCGTGACTGACCGGCGAGGTGGGGAAGTGCTGTGATCGAGGAACTCGATTCGGGGGTGCGTAGAACGCTGTGCCGACGACACTGTTCGTACCGGACTCGATCGCGACCTGACCGCAGGCACCCCAGTCGAGGAGCAGACCCGAGATCCACGCTTCCTTGTCGAACTCGCTCTCGTATGGCTCGAAGTCGCTGAAGCCCGCCGCCGTCATTCCTGCGGCACGATTGGTGTCGGTCGCCGGCTCGACTTCCCAGAAGACACATTTGCGTGTGTGCTGGGGGAGTGAGGCGAAAGATTCCAGATCCAAGCGGGTGACGGACACACTCATGTCAGCGCACTCCGGGTGAACGCGCCCGAGACCACCAAAGTGTCTGAGCAACAACACCTTTCGATGGAAACTTGCCCGTCGGGTTCGTCTATCGTCACAGTGACATTACTTCCGCGTCTAGGTGGTACCGAAAATCTCGCGCCTGAGTTCACTTCTTCGGATCGATGAACTGGACGATGCGTTCCAGGTCGTCGACCGAGCCGAACTCCACCACGATCTTGCCTTTTCTCTTCCCTAGACTGACTGTAACCCTGGTGTCCAGACTGTCGGACAGTCTCTCCGCGAGATCCTGCAGTCCCGGCATCTGCATCGGACGGCGTTTCGGTGCAGTCGGTGACTTGGCGTCGGGCCCATCTCCACGATTGGCTAGCATCACCGCCTCCTCCGTCGCCCGTACCGACAGACCTTCGGCGACGATTCGCGCGGCGAGTGCCTCCTGCGCGTCGCTCCCGGTCTCGAGGGAGAGGAGTGCACGGGCGTGGCCGGCCGACAACACCCCCGCGGCGACACGTCGTTGGACCGGGATCGGCAGTTTGAGCAACCGGATCATGTTGCTGATGAGTGGCCGGGAGCGACCAAGGCGTGTAGCCAGCTCCTCGTGCGTGACACCGAACTCCTCGAGCAGCTGTTGATAGGCCGCCGCTTCTTCGAGGGGGTTGAGCTGTGCTCGATGAATGTTCTCGAGCAATGCGTCCCGCAGCATGTCGCCGTCAGGTGTCTCGCGGACGATCGCGGGAATCGCCTCGAGCCCGGCCTCCTGGCTTGCCCGCCAACGGCGCTCACCCATGACGATCTGATAGCCGATTCCGTCGGCGGTGGGCTTCTTGAGGCGTCGCACGACGATGGGCTGCATGAGCCCGAACTCCCGAATCGAGTGCACCAGCTCGGCCATGGCTTCGTCGTCGAAGACCGTTCTGGGCTGGCTCGGGTTCGGCTGAATCTCCTTCGGGGGGAGTTCGCGGTACACCGCGCCCGCCTCTTCAGGGCTGAGGGGTTGCGTTCCCGCAGCTGTCGGGGGGGTGGTCGACGAGTCCTTCGCGTCGCCGGTCGGAGCCGTCGGACCCCTGCCGATCACCACATCGGCCGCAGCGTTGCCGAGGCGAGGGGCGTCCGACTGGTCTTCGGCCGGTCCGGTCGGAATCAGTGCGGCCAGTCCACGACCGAGTCCGCCCCGACGCTGAGCGGTGTCCCGTTGGCTCATTGGTACTCCCTTTCGCGGTGGTGGTGCTCGGTCAGCGTTTCACGTGAACCGTCGACGAACCGGCTCACGCCGACGCTTCCCGGGACGCGCGCAGTGCCAGCTCGCGCGCCGCATCGAGGTAACTCATCGCACCACGGGAGCCTGGGTCGTATTCGATGATCGTCATCCCGTATCCCGGTGCTTCCGAAACCTTGACGCTACGGGGGATGATCGTGCTCAGGACCTTGTCGCCGAAGTGGCGACGCACTTCCTCGGCGACCTGATCGGCCAGCTTCGTCCTGCCGTCGTACATCGTCAGCACGATCGTGGAGACGTGGAGTTCGCGGTTGAGATGTGCCTGCACGAGCTCGATGTTGCGCAGCAACTGTCCCACCCCTTCAAGTGCGTAGTACTCGCACTGGATCGGGATGAGGACCTCACGAGCGGCCACCATCGCGTTCACGGTCAACAACCCGAGCGATGGGGGACAGTCGATGAATACGTAGTCGATCTGAAACTCAGCGAGAATGTCATCGGCGAGCGCATTACGTAGACGGTTCTCGCGGGCGACGAGCGAGACCAGCTCGATCTCGGCTCCGGCCAGATCCAACGTCGCCGGTACACAGAACAGACCTTGCTGACTCGGCGACTCCTGAATCGCTTCCTTCAGCGTCACCTCACCGAGCAGCAGTTCATACACCGAAGCGATGTCCTGCGCGCGATGATCGATGCCGAGTGCGGTACTGGCGTTGCCCTGCGGGTCGAGGTCGATGACGAGAACCCGGAGTCCGCGAAGTGCGAGACCCGCTGCCAGGTTCACCGTGGTGGTGGTCTTTCCGACCCCGCCCTTCTGGTTGGCAACGGTCATGATTCGGGTATGGGGAGGTTTCGGGAGCTGCCCGGCGCCCCCCGGAGTCAGGACCTGGCTCGCGCGTTCCGCAGCCATGGCGATAGGGGCGTCGGCGAACGGCTGTCCGTCCGTACCGGGGCGGCCCCCTGCCGAGGTTTCACGTGAAACATTCGGGTCTTGATCGACCACGCGTGGACTCCTTTGACCGACCTCGTAAGGACTCGCGCCAGTACCGTCGGCGGCTGGAGCCGCCGATCCCACTGCCGCGGAAGCGTCGATTGCAGCACCTTCAGAGGTGCCGACAGAACGCCTCCTATTCTGCGCCCTCCGCGGACTCCACACCAATCCGATCGCCTCCTCAGCGTCGTCCGGAGCGGCCGCTCCGCGACCGTTCGTTCTTCGTCCCGACGATCACGGTCGTCGGCGTCTCGAGGAACCGATCACCGCACGCGCGCACCGTCAGGTCAGTGATTCCAGAGCGGCCCACGATCGCGCGGTCACGCTCGATCTCCTCGGCCGCTGACGAACCTTTGATCGCGATCATCTGACCGCCCGGGCGAACCAGGGGACCGGACCACTTCGACAGTCGCTCCAGGGGAGCGACCGCCCGAGACGTGACCACGTCCGCCAGGCCGACTGCGGCACGAACAGATTTCTCTTCAGCGCGCCCCCGAACCACCGTCACGTTGTCGAGCGAGAGCGCCGCGATCGTGCGCTCCAGGAACGTGCTGCGTCGGAGCAGCGGTTCGATCAACGTGACCGACAGATCCGGGCGCGCGATGGCGAGGGGGATTCCAGGCAGTCCCGCACCGCTGCCTATGTCGATCACCCGCGCGCCGTCCGAGATGTGCTCACCGAGCACTCCACAGTTGAGGATGTGCCGGTCCCACAAGCGAGGTACCTCCCGCGGACCCATCAGGCCGTGATCGATTCCATCGGTTGCGAGGATTCGCCAGTAGTCGACCGCCAGGTTCAACCGCTCGCCGAAGATGTCAGCGGCCGCAGCCGGCGGAACCGCCAACGCATCCAGATCGTGCTCGTGCTCGGGTTGTGCGTCAGACGGCACTTCGCCTCCGTTCGGGTGGGACTCGGTATCTAGTGTTTCACGTGAAACCTATGCGCCCGTCGGGTCGGTACACATCGGACGTCCGGGCGCTGTTTCACGTGAAACAACATCGTTGTTATTCGGTGGAGCCAGCCGGGCAGGCGATCCATCGCACGGCGTAAGTAGACGCCACCTCGCCAGAAGCGGTCTCAGTCTCAGCCCCGGTCCGAACAGCTCTGTCGTGACAGCCACGCCGCCCTGATCTAGTGACGCATGTATCAGCGGCGCGAACCGAGGACGGTCACCCTCAGCGCCCTCGCCGCGCGGCGCTAAGCGTGGGGCTCGGGTTCTCGAGAGCGGACGCAGCTCTCCGACGGTCGAGGGATCGGCGATGCGGCCCGGATCATCGCGACGCTGTCCGCGTGGCCCACCAGAGTCACCGACCGTACCGCTCGCCTCCGCGCCGACCGCAGTCACGCGCGTTCGACCTCTACGAGCGCGCCCGCGAGCCGACGAGAAGCCCTTGCTCCGCGACCGCTCACAGGACCTGGGCCGGCCCCGCCGAGGACACCTATCCACAGCGCAGGTTCCGGCTCGCGCATTCGGCCGCCGCCCTGAGGTGGTTCGGCGGCATTGGTTCGTGCGAACGAACGGTGGCCAGGTGCCCAACGGGGCAGCGGCGACTACAGCGGTCGGAACACATCTCCACCTGACCGGGACGCGCCGAAGTCTCGCTCCCGCGGTACCCACGGCCCCACCAACCCTTGCCAGAGAAGTTGATGGTCCCGCCGGCGTCCGCAAGAACCCAAGCCTGGCCACTCACCGCATCGCGTCAGGACAACGCCCGCAACCGGCCCGCGGGCAGCGCGATCGGGCGGCGGGTAGCGCTGAGGCAATAGAACCCCGGTAGCCGAGAGTCCCTCGCGACGACGGGCCACGAGGACGGACAACAGATCGGCGCCTCTCCGAGCCACCCTGTTTCACGTGAAACAACAACCATGTAACTCTCCGTGACAGCCTGCCAACCCCCGCGAGTCCGGTCCCGGAAACACATCAGGCCCCGACCATCGGTCGGGGCCTGATCGCCTCCGCGGGGAGGGAAGTGCGGACTAGGAGGGAAGGACCACCACGCGACGCTTGGGCTCCGCGCCCTCACTCTCGCTGACGACGCCGTCGACGACGGCCACCGCGTCGTGCACGATCTTCCGCTCGAACGGAGTCATCGGATCCAGCGCCTCGCGCTCACCGGACGCCAGCACCCGCTCGGCGATCTCGCGACCGAGGCGTGCAAGCCGATCGCGGCGATCCGAGCGCCAGCGCGCGATGTCGAGCATCAGGCGGCTGCGCTCGCCGGTCGCCTGCTGCACCGCGAGGCGGGTCAGCTCCTGAAGCGCGTCGAGGACCTCGCCCTTGCGGCCGACGAGCTTGGTCAGATCGTCGCCACCGTCGATGCTGACGACCGCCCGGTCGCCATCGACGTCGAGGTCGATGTCGCCGTCGAAGTCGAGGACGTCAAGAAGCTGCTCGAGGTAGTCACCGGCGATCTCGCCTTCTTCGACAAGACGGTCCTCGTCGTCCTCGTCCTCGTCATCGTCTTCATCGGAGTCGTCATCCGAGTCTTCGTCATCGATAT belongs to Gordonia sp. KTR9 and includes:
- a CDS encoding SH3-like domain-containing protein — protein: MSTAEERARQLDLVARLKSSYPELPDAPTPDLLDHSRFVAYMKPVHDVGGEPDAPITYEGKAYEEWEHMTYVMCEVLAWRGIWLSEERRRIGNVDVGRAVYLGIPYYGRWLLAVARILVEKHHIALGELSERMLDVGQRYAGGLEGRRLEARPRSVGDGSDVPRNTHHRHAIGVGDPQIYAGRAGDAAFAIGDRVRVRELPVLLYTRTPEYVRGAIGEVAAVAYESPAPEDETWGLSDAQPEWFYVIRFVMGDLWHGYTGPADDTLQTEIPERWLESADGEDEDR
- the scnC gene encoding thiocyanate hydrolase subunit gamma — translated: MSDDHGSYDHDHDRTVKPMVDEITDFEVLEIALRELCIEKGLFTAEEHRRFTEFAEQIGPTPAAQLVARAWLDPEFEKLALDDPMAASKEVGVDWLEPTGFGTPSDFTAFEILADTPTVHHVIVCALCSCYPRPILGNSPEWYRTPNYRRRMVRWPRQVLSEFGLQLPDGVSVRVQDSNQKHRFMVMPQRPEGTEGWTEQQLSEIITRDCLIGVALPKPGVTTNVVSTIRPAVHPAGE
- the trxB gene encoding thioredoxin-disulfide reductase — encoded protein: MSQPETQQIHELIIIGSGPAGYTAAIYAARAELSPIVFEGTQFGGALMTTTEVENFPGFQNGIQGPALMDEMREQAIRFGADLRMEDVDTVRLSGRIKEVEVGGEVYRARAIILAMGAAARYLGVEGEQQLLGRGVSACATCDGFFFKDQDIAVIGGGDSAMEEATFLTKFARSVTLVHRRDEFRASKIMLERARANDKIRFVTNAAVHSVVGDGSVSGLKVEDTRTGEVSTLDVTGMFVAIGHDPRSELVRGQVDLDPEGYVLVQGRTTLTSLPGVFAAGDLVDHTYRQAITAAGSGCSAAIDAERWLAEQGEAADLTVDDAEAAAVSEIDAVQAHA
- the rsmG gene encoding 16S rRNA (guanine(527)-N(7))-methyltransferase RsmG encodes the protein MPSDAQPEHEHDLDALAVPPAAAADIFGERLNLAVDYWRILATDGIDHGLMGPREVPRLWDRHILNCGVLGEHISDGARVIDIGSGAGLPGIPLAIARPDLSVTLIEPLLRRSTFLERTIAALSLDNVTVVRGRAEEKSVRAAVGLADVVTSRAVAPLERLSKWSGPLVRPGGQMIAIKGSSAAEEIERDRAIVGRSGITDLTVRACGDRFLETPTTVIVGTKNERSRSGRSGRR
- the trxA gene encoding thioredoxin, whose protein sequence is MGANTVAVTDTTFKDAVLGADKPVLVDFWATWCGPCRMVAPVLEEIARDHADKLTVAKLDVDESPSTARDFQIMSIPTMILFDKGQPVKTIVGAKGKAALLRELDSIVGQSA
- the sigM gene encoding RNA polymerase sigma factor SigM — protein: MPGGNDATDTRTDEQLLHAHLAGDPHAFSDLINRHLEYLWSVALRTSQNPEDAADALQDALFAAHRTAHDFRSDAKVTSWLHRIVVNAGLDRIRRNRVRRTVPLPEWDVASIAATTDDIAAVDLSVSIGRALHVLPEGQRAAIVAVDIEGYTVAEAATILGVAEGTIKSRCARGRLKLAQVLGHLRDG
- a CDS encoding ParA family protein; translated protein: MVDQDPNVSRETSAGGRPGTDGQPFADAPIAMAAERASQVLTPGGAGQLPKPPHTRIMTVANQKGGVGKTTTTVNLAAGLALRGLRVLVIDLDPQGNASTALGIDHRAQDIASVYELLLGEVTLKEAIQESPSQQGLFCVPATLDLAGAEIELVSLVARENRLRNALADDILAEFQIDYVFIDCPPSLGLLTVNAMVAAREVLIPIQCEYYALEGVGQLLRNIELVQAHLNRELHVSTIVLTMYDGRTKLADQVAEEVRRHFGDKVLSTIIPRSVKVSEAPGYGMTIIEYDPGSRGAMSYLDAARELALRASREASA
- a CDS encoding N-acetylmuramoyl-L-alanine amidase — encoded protein: MPVFRLGDHGSAVAEIRAILVGRGLLPADGTSSATNGSTTNGWNPPDAVFDEACDRAVRAFQQERGLIVDGIVGPATYRVLREASYRLGARVLSYQLSAPMVGDDVATLQSRLQNLGYFTSLVDGVFGLTTHNAVCLYQSEYGLASDGICGPATLRSLERLGTRVTGGSPYAIREEEHVRRSGPQLSGKRILIDPGSGGLHALSTDEVADRESELLWDLGARLEGRMAATGMQTFLSHDGRGRPGDDERARVANLMDADLMISLRCGHYRNTRANGVASFYFGNNNSYSTIGRNLAGFIQREIAARTPLTDCRTHERTWDLLRLTKMPVALIDIGYITNPDDAAVLGDSNWRNVIADAIVVAVKRLYLLDQDDRPTGTYTFADLLAAENGAR
- a CDS encoding ParB/RepB/Spo0J family partition protein; the protein is MSQRDTAQRRGGLGRGLAALIPTGPAEDQSDAPRLGNAAADVVIGRGPTAPTGDAKDSSTTPPTAAGTQPLSPEEAGAVYRELPPKEIQPNPSQPRTVFDDEAMAELVHSIREFGLMQPIVVRRLKKPTADGIGYQIVMGERRWRASQEAGLEAIPAIVRETPDGDMLRDALLENIHRAQLNPLEEAAAYQQLLEEFGVTHEELATRLGRSRPLISNMIRLLKLPIPVQRRVAAGVLSAGHARALLSLETGSDAQEALAARIVAEGLSVRATEEAVMLANRGDGPDAKSPTAPKRRPMQMPGLQDLAERLSDSLDTRVTVSLGKRKGKIVVEFGSVDDLERIVQFIDPKK
- a CDS encoding Jag family protein, encoding MTAETATQAGTDAEASAVAQTEDQSDDAAQTVAGDGAVVENDATEADNGADDAVEATSGETDDAADIDDEDSDDDSDEDDDEDEDDEDRLVEEGEIAGDYLEQLLDVLDFDGDIDLDVDGDRAVVSIDGGDDLTKLVGRKGEVLDALQELTRLAVQQATGERSRLMLDIARWRSDRRDRLARLGREIAERVLASGEREALDPMTPFERKIVHDAVAVVDGVVSESEGAEPKRRVVVLPS